In the genome of Raphanus sativus cultivar WK10039 chromosome 4, ASM80110v3, whole genome shotgun sequence, one region contains:
- the LOC130511522 gene encoding uncharacterized protein LOC130511522: MKMLMYIVVFVILFNGCMANKVANSLIQKSCKNVSEFLFVEPIPHFEKDCIASLKENPESQKARNIDDLILVGTNNAISYLKNVDRTVEKIIKEKKYKSSLSKKLLEECLKLYSKGAHMLNSGLNNLKKGNFTKAQFDIGDAVEAPIFCELKFNGDNQQISPVKKENNLLLTMINIPRVFIMIYHH; this comes from the coding sequence ATGAAAATGCTGATGTACATTGTTGTGTTTGTTATTCTCTTCAATGGTTGCATGGCCAACAAAGTAGCAAATTCTCTGATTCAAAAATCTTGCAAAAACGTTTCAGAATTTTTATTTGTGGAACCTATTCCACATTTCGAAAAGGATTGCATTGCATCTCTCAAAGAGAATCCGGAGAGCCAGAAAGCGAGAAATATTGATGATCTGATCTTGGTAGGAACGAATAATGCCATATCATACTTAAAAAACGTGGACAGAACTGTGGAGAAGATTATAAAAGAGAAGAAATATAAGAGTAGCCTTAGTAAGAAGTTGTTGGAAGAGTGCCTTAAGCTTTACTCCAAGGGCGCTCACATGTTAAACTCAGGTTTGAACAACCTCAAAAAGGGGAACTTCACGAAGGCTCAATTTGATATTGGTGATGCAGTTGAAGCACCAATATTTTGCGAGTTGAAATTCAACGGCGACAATCAACAGATATCTCCCGTCAAAAAAGAGAATAATCTTCTCTTAACAATGATCAACATTCCTCGGGTGTTTATTATGATATATCATCATTAG
- the LOC108853594 gene encoding uncharacterized protein LOC108853594 codes for MGRKIWWLFMNNEIRHIKSFTRYEVKDEEAALIFPKDPPWFKLWMAPVMMLFILFIIVVILICRRCQNCRRGENSPSIHPISQTT; via the coding sequence ATGGGAAGAAAAATATGGTGGTTGTTCATGAACAACGAGATAAGACATATCAAATCTTTTACACGGTATGAAGTTAAAGATGAAGAAGCTGCATTGATTTTCCCAAAAGATCCTCCATGGTTCAAGTTATGGATGGCTCCTGTGATGatgctttttattttatttatcattgtTGTTATATTAATCTGTCGACGTTGTCAAAATTGTCGCCGTGGCGAAAATTCTCCCAGCATCCATCCTATCTCCCAGACCACCTAA